The Myxococcaceae bacterium JPH2 genome has a window encoding:
- a CDS encoding EamA family transporter, with product AATASNFLWTLPLVALPLLWTGAPLPSPTGWLLALTSGAVTSGLGYALWYALLPQLGAARAAVAQLAVPVIALIAGALLLAERPAPAALAA from the coding sequence GGCCGCCACGGCCAGCAATTTTCTCTGGACCCTGCCGCTGGTTGCGCTGCCGCTCCTCTGGACCGGGGCGCCCTTGCCCAGCCCGACGGGCTGGCTGCTGGCGCTGACCTCGGGGGCGGTGACCTCGGGCCTGGGCTATGCGCTCTGGTATGCGCTGCTGCCGCAACTGGGCGCCGCCCGTGCCGCGGTGGCGCAACTTGCGGTGCCGGTGATCGCGCTGATCGCCGGCGCGCTGCTTCTGGCCGAACGGCCCGCGCCGGCCGCCCTCGCCGCCG